Proteins encoded by one window of Ochrobactrum sp. BTU1:
- a CDS encoding transporter substrate-binding domain-containing protein, with the protein MNRFPLCLILGLTGIFSFIGMAYASGERKLVIATEGYLRPYNFTRADGTLDGYEVELGAYLCKQMSVECTFVAQPFEGLIPGLLAGKFDAIMAGLTATSKRREVIDFSTPYSLTPQVFAVMKGGRYEKLPLTGEALQLAQNRSISQAGLAELRDAISGASVGIVKGTIDDALVKEYFKDVAEVREYRSGEEELLDLSTGRVDLVVNSRAFLNATSKLPGYEKLTMTGPYFLGGLLGGGVGVGLRKTDPELLNMFNNAIHSARDRDVIKRLSAKWFDFDVTP; encoded by the coding sequence ATGAACAGATTTCCACTTTGTCTTATTCTAGGCCTTACCGGCATTTTCTCGTTCATCGGCATGGCCTATGCGTCGGGCGAGCGCAAGTTAGTCATTGCGACAGAAGGCTACCTGCGGCCCTATAATTTTACCCGAGCGGACGGAACACTCGACGGATATGAGGTGGAACTTGGAGCATATCTATGCAAACAGATGAGTGTGGAATGTACCTTCGTTGCACAGCCGTTTGAAGGGTTGATCCCTGGCCTATTGGCGGGAAAGTTTGATGCCATTATGGCGGGTCTCACTGCCACATCGAAGCGCCGCGAAGTAATCGATTTCTCGACCCCATATAGTCTGACCCCTCAAGTCTTTGCGGTAATGAAGGGAGGGCGTTACGAAAAACTCCCGTTAACCGGTGAGGCGCTTCAGCTAGCCCAGAACAGATCGATATCGCAAGCCGGTTTAGCCGAGCTTCGAGACGCAATTTCTGGCGCAAGCGTTGGGATTGTCAAGGGAACGATTGATGACGCGCTTGTAAAGGAGTACTTCAAAGACGTCGCAGAAGTGCGGGAGTATCGATCAGGTGAGGAGGAATTGCTTGATCTCAGTACGGGTCGGGTAGATTTGGTTGTCAACTCCCGTGCATTCTTGAATGCAACCTCAAAGTTGCCTGGCTATGAGAAACTCACTATGACCGGGCCGTATTTTCTGGGCGGATTGCTTGGCGGTGGGGTAGGGGTCGGTCTGAGAAAGACGGATCCGGAACTTTTAAACATGTTCAACAACGCCATTCATTCTGCACGAGATCGTGACGTCATAAAGCGTCTGTCAGCAAAATGGTTCGACTTCGACGTGACACCTTAG
- a CDS encoding ABC transporter ATP-binding protein/permease, which yields MERYDQISGLRQIFRGLASKSTKLSILYATLSATLSTSLLTTQPFLLGEAIASAKLSISAAAFWAGLYIGVGLLAGAANGTSSYFTLKSREEIGNDIARATLLATLAEPIDAANRTEADLLHLFNKAKEGCHALIADLFSMIVPYCLGLLLALGLVSSRIDMFCGFAMGLIAFGYFALNRSTATRELISGQRLYVGSANVVSDIGRAHELKELVRCFSAQNFVTKLFERHLAYNRRRVARHGRLYFWKQIKLEILQWFGLMVVILIFFLGAKNENDIGKMGGVLTLILSYFQVIGPITALSRAGDRVSQALIAVLPTAELLNQNHYQSPQISHPPQSLEKLVVDTVLPQYVGRGFGAPISARMSVGDVVFIKGRSGIGKTTFARTIAGIISPRSGKIYILTRAGHRVERICTEILYVPQTDYVFAASIVDNIRLGETHVSEEAVQKALEDLQVDTVLKERKLGLRSMIGDGGKNWSGGQRRRIALCRALVRKPAVLILDEPTANLDPETAQRVLDRFRDHMRDGILIIITHDADYETATDRIINIGFK from the coding sequence ATGGAAAGGTACGATCAGATATCGGGCCTTCGCCAGATCTTTCGTGGCTTGGCAAGCAAAAGTACCAAACTATCAATTCTTTACGCAACGCTATCGGCAACGCTTTCGACCTCTTTGCTAACAACTCAGCCCTTCTTGCTGGGAGAGGCGATTGCAAGTGCCAAGCTTTCGATTTCTGCTGCCGCCTTTTGGGCGGGACTTTATATAGGGGTTGGGTTGCTAGCGGGCGCTGCGAATGGAACCTCGTCCTATTTCACCCTCAAGTCGCGCGAAGAGATTGGCAACGACATTGCGCGCGCTACACTGCTGGCAACACTGGCTGAACCGATCGACGCTGCCAACAGGACCGAGGCCGACTTACTTCATTTGTTTAACAAAGCAAAGGAAGGGTGCCACGCCCTAATTGCGGATTTGTTTTCAATGATCGTTCCCTATTGTCTCGGGCTCCTACTCGCTCTCGGTTTGGTTAGTAGCCGCATCGACATGTTTTGCGGATTTGCCATGGGTTTGATCGCATTTGGGTATTTCGCTTTAAACCGCAGTACTGCGACACGCGAGCTGATATCGGGTCAGCGGTTATATGTGGGCTCTGCGAATGTGGTATCTGACATTGGCCGTGCGCATGAGCTGAAAGAGCTGGTTCGCTGTTTTTCTGCACAGAATTTCGTAACGAAGCTTTTCGAAAGGCACTTGGCTTACAATCGAAGGCGGGTAGCGCGTCACGGGCGACTTTATTTCTGGAAGCAAATCAAGCTTGAGATATTACAGTGGTTTGGGCTAATGGTAGTGATCTTGATCTTCTTTCTCGGCGCCAAGAACGAAAACGATATTGGAAAGATGGGTGGTGTTCTGACGCTCATTCTATCCTATTTTCAAGTCATCGGGCCGATCACGGCACTCTCGCGCGCTGGCGATCGGGTCTCCCAAGCCCTCATCGCAGTCCTTCCTACCGCTGAATTACTCAATCAAAACCATTATCAATCACCACAGATATCACATCCGCCACAATCTCTTGAAAAGCTCGTAGTCGATACTGTGCTCCCTCAGTATGTCGGACGGGGCTTCGGGGCGCCGATTTCAGCGAGGATGAGTGTGGGCGATGTGGTTTTCATCAAAGGACGTAGTGGAATAGGAAAAACCACATTTGCCCGGACTATTGCGGGGATCATATCCCCGCGCTCAGGGAAGATATATATTCTGACGAGGGCCGGACATCGTGTTGAGCGCATCTGCACTGAGATTCTTTATGTTCCACAAACTGACTATGTGTTCGCAGCCTCGATTGTCGATAACATCAGGCTTGGCGAAACCCATGTGAGCGAGGAAGCCGTCCAAAAGGCTCTTGAAGATTTGCAAGTCGATACCGTTTTGAAAGAGCGGAAACTAGGCTTACGTTCGATGATTGGAGATGGCGGGAAAAACTGGTCGGGTGGACAGCGACGACGCATCGCGCTTTGCCGCGCATTAGTCCGGAAGCCGGCGGTTCTCATTCTGGACGAGCCAACCGCAAACCTCGATCCAGAAACAGCCCAACGCGTTCTCGATAGATTTAGAGACCACATGCGTGATGGCATTCTCATTATAATAACGCATGACGCTGATTACGAAACCGCGACGGATAGAATTATCAATATAGGTTTTAAGTAA
- a CDS encoding MFS transporter → MYRFFVLKDGNLVSAAVSRFVAVALLFDGLAPLFPSMAISGGLTPARFQSIIGCCYAIFACSQLISPLLIAAFGLYRSCAISCLYFGCAATVIACTHNPAVFIVFFSSMFAANSVGSNATRVALHQLTDPNRYKKVIGWVLALVEITQIAIPFLISAFAFAYGWRLALLFLAIPAVTVGCYVVSIDRRHWVRRDVPRARSSKTDWQALFGMPVFLRPVLRVVAYQIGFSVLVARLPFIVEHQANLHQIVGGLILSLDNAFVALCLIVGGCRAPSYSSSILSRIGLSLMVMGVTTIGLSYFLGIYAAIVGIVLFNGAYGFIGVPGSADPLNVPEALRVKASGLLGFLQPMTGGLSVAILSMPELPLIDSALAAALLSTLLLILTMLFDSRGASYQ, encoded by the coding sequence ATGTATCGATTTTTCGTTTTGAAAGACGGAAACTTGGTTTCAGCGGCTGTGTCACGCTTTGTAGCAGTTGCCCTTTTATTCGACGGACTTGCGCCGCTGTTTCCATCGATGGCGATCAGCGGTGGCCTAACCCCGGCTCGTTTTCAATCCATTATCGGCTGCTGTTATGCCATTTTTGCTTGTTCACAGCTGATTTCTCCGCTGCTCATCGCCGCATTCGGACTGTACCGGAGCTGTGCCATTTCCTGTCTTTATTTTGGATGTGCCGCAACGGTGATAGCTTGTACACATAACCCCGCTGTATTTATTGTATTTTTCTCGTCAATGTTCGCGGCCAATAGTGTTGGTTCGAATGCCACCAGGGTTGCATTGCATCAGTTAACCGATCCAAACCGATACAAGAAGGTTATTGGATGGGTGCTCGCACTGGTTGAGATCACGCAGATTGCTATCCCATTTCTAATCAGCGCTTTTGCATTCGCATATGGGTGGCGCCTGGCACTTCTCTTTCTTGCAATTCCGGCGGTAACTGTCGGCTGCTACGTCGTTTCCATCGACCGTAGACATTGGGTGAGAAGGGATGTGCCGAGAGCGCGTTCGTCCAAGACCGATTGGCAAGCGCTCTTTGGGATGCCGGTTTTCCTCCGGCCAGTCCTGCGAGTTGTCGCATACCAGATTGGGTTTAGTGTCCTGGTGGCGCGCTTGCCTTTCATTGTTGAACACCAAGCAAACCTGCATCAAATTGTCGGCGGATTGATCCTGTCGTTGGATAACGCATTCGTAGCGCTCTGTTTAATCGTGGGCGGATGTCGCGCTCCCTCCTACTCGAGCAGTATTCTATCAAGAATCGGCTTGTCTCTCATGGTTATGGGGGTGACTACAATAGGGCTAAGTTATTTCTTAGGAATTTACGCTGCGATTGTCGGTATCGTTCTCTTCAATGGCGCATATGGGTTTATAGGAGTGCCGGGCTCAGCGGACCCATTAAATGTGCCCGAGGCGCTACGCGTGAAGGCTTCTGGACTTTTGGGCTTCTTGCAGCCGATGACTGGTGGCCTGTCTGTGGCCATCTTAAGCATGCCCGAGTTACCACTTATCGATAGCGCCTTGGCTGCGGCTCTCCTCTCCACCCTCCTGCTCATTTTGACGATGTTGTTTGATAGCCGAGGCGCTTCGTATCAATGA